The following nucleotide sequence is from Leptodactylus fuscus isolate aLepFus1 chromosome 10, aLepFus1.hap2, whole genome shotgun sequence.
AACCTATATATTTAAGTGTTATTTTAGCTCAGTATTTTGCACATTTCAGATGTTTCATATGATACAGACAGAAAAAAAGTATTTCAATGTTATTCCATACGTCCAGAGATATTTCCCCCTCGAAGCATTCTTACTAAGGCAGGATATCTCTAAGTGTACATGTGACTCTGTACTATGGAGACTTACAACTTCCATGTAAGGCCATATGGACTCTTCACAAAATGCAGTCGTGTACAGGAGCGTTTAGGTTCTGACTTCATGACAACGTATTGCATGTCTTACAGAGCTATGTTATACTAGATTGCACAGAAAagttacatatataaatataatcttAAATTCTTGTAACAATTTAAtgtaggggcatagctataggcgTTGCAGAGGACCACAAGTCTCCATCACCACACCAGAGAGGGAGCCTCTAGAGATCTATGTCCCCAATCTAGGACACAAATTCAGAGACCCCGTGGCCTGGCATTCCCAGTGTCTACAGCACAGAGGTTACAATATTCTGataatgcaaaaaaaagaataaaaatccaTCACCACTTGAAAAAAAATAAGTACAATGTAAGTTTTATTCCTCATATAAAATCCATTCTGCAGGTTCCATTTTCCACAAGTCTATGTGTTTCGAAGCTGACCGATATGACTAAGAAGTGCGATAGAGTACAATAAATGGGGGCccagggaagtaaaaaaaaaaattaaagatatATTCATACTTATCTTCCCATTCCTTTCTGTCCTCCTTGTGGCGTCCAGTGCTCTCTTGGTAAAGTCCAGTGCTCTTCTGTGACTTCATAGGCCCAGGGTCATCTATGATGCTCAATCATGTCATGACATTCGGAGCACCCatgtgacctgccctttcttcacacGGATTCCGTGGTGAAATCACCACGTTGCGGCACTccatcccaactaggcccattcatttggccctaaTCTGGAGAGGAAGGCCGTGATTGTCGTAATCCGCAACAGTCGCAGCTAGCCACAGGAGGCATTTTCTGGACCGGATTTCAGGCGGCTTCtcacatcaaaatctggtccaaaaaactcccgtcTGACCCCGGCCTTAGACGTTCAGCCATCTCTAGAATTTTACTCTGTACCAATTTTGCTAAGTTGTAAAGAAAGGTAGTTGTCCTGTTGCAAACATTTGTCCACATACCTTGTAGAATTCATGTTCCAATGTTCTAGTAGTTTGCTTTAGGTAGGGTTTTGCTCCTAGGATTACATAAGGTTCTGGAGAAAGATGGGGAGATTCACTGTTAAGGGGTTGCCGCAATGATAAGCTTTTCACAATGAAAAGGGGTGTCGGTTCCCTGTTGAAGTTATGACTCTCTGTCATATTTTTACTGTATGTAGATGTACAATTTCTGCAGAGTCTATAATGCGAGACCCTCTACAATGCGAGTCTACAATGAGAGACCCTCTACAATGCGAGTCTACAATGAGAGACCCTCTACAATGCGAGTCTACAATGAGAGACCCTCTACAATTCGAGTCTACAATGAGAGACCCTCTACAATGCGAGTCTACAATGAGAGACCCTCTACAATGCGAGTCTACAATGAGAGACCCTCTACAATTCGAGTCTACAATGAGAGACCCTCTACAATGCGAGTCTACAATGAGAGACCCTCTACAATTCGAGTCTACAATGAGAGACCCTCTACAATGTGAGTCTACAATGAGAGACCCTCCACTGTTTAGGCTCATTCATCTAACCCtaatcagcagatgaaagttggaGAGGCGAGAACGGAAGAACGATTTTAGGTGAAAgtttgcctcaaattcctcttccgtttccacagtgtgaacatatccttatagtAAACAATAAATAGTGATGCAATAAAATAGAGTCATTTTCTTTTACTTATTCTACTCAACCTCCAAAACGCTTCTTTAAATTGCTTATTCTTCATGGTGTAAATTAAGGGGTTCAGTAATGGGATCAGAATAATGTACAGAAGGGAGAATATGGTATCCTGCATTGGGGTGTATGTAGTTGTGGGTCTAACATGCAAAGAAAGGGACGTCCCATAAAATATAATCACGGATGTCAGGTGGGAAGCGCAGGTGAAGAAGGTCTTCTGTCTCCCCTCTGCAGACTTTATATTCAAAATGGTGTTAATAATGAACACATAAGACGACAACGTCAGTGTGAAGGCGCTCACTCCTACAATGGCTCCCAATACATATGTAGCGATCTCCACATGGATGGTATCATTACATGAAAGCTTTAATAAAGGAGAGATATCACAGAAGAAATGATTGACCTGGAGCGAGGAACAAAAGGACAAGTTGGCTATGAAAACGGTATGTATGACCGGCTCAAGTGCGGCGGCAATCCAAGTTCTGAGCAAGAAGGATGTGCAATGTTTCTTACTCATGAACACAACATAATGAAGTGGGTGACAGATGGCTACATAACGGTCATAAGCCATGACTGCCAGCAGGAAGAATTCAGTACAAGTGAAGTAGATGAAGAAATACAGTTGAGTCATACATCCATGAAAGGTGATGGTCTTCTGTTGAGTGAAGAGCATGGACAGAAGCTTTGGTAAGATGTTGGAGGTGGATAAAATGTCCACAATTGATAAGCTGACTAGGAAAATATACATTGGTGTGTGCAGATGAGAGTCCAATGCAACACATATAAACACCACTATATTCCCTAATATAATGTTAAGATAAACTATAAGAAATAGTACGAAGAGTGGAACTCGATATTGAGCGATGTCCGGGAAACATTCGACTGTAAATTCTATTGCCTTGGACTGACTCATCCAACTGGAATTATATATCACTAACATATTTGCCTAAGAACTCAGGCCATGAAACAATAAAGGTATATACACCAAGAGTAGCTTCTCC
It contains:
- the LOC142183140 gene encoding olfactory receptor 1468-like, whose translation is MSQSKAIEFTVECFPDIAQYRVPLFVLFLIVYLNIILGNIVVFICVALDSHLHTPMYIFLVSLSIVDILSTSNILPKLLSMLFTQQKTITFHGCMTQLYFFIYFTCTEFFLLAVMAYDRYVAICHPLHYVVFMSKKHCTSFLLRTWIAAALEPVIHTVFIANLSFCSSLQVNHFFCDISPLLKLSCNDTIHVEIATYVLGAIVGVSAFTLTLSSYVFIINTILNIKSAEGRQKTFFTCASHLTSVIIFYGTSLSLHVRPTTTYTPMQDTIFSLLYIILIPLLNPLIYTMKNKQFKEAFWRLSRISKRK